The Actinomadura graeca nucleotide sequence CACCGAGCGGGCCTCGGCGCGCCGGTTCGCCGCGTACGGCGCGGGCCTCGCGCTGCTCGGCGCCGTCAGCATCTTCGGACCGCTGATCGTGGCGGCGCACGCGGTGCCGCTGTGGCGGCGGCACCGCGCGCTCGCACGCGGCTGGACGGCCACCGTGCTCGCGGTCGCCGTCGTGCTCGCGCCGCTCGCGTGGGTCACCTCGCGGCAACGCGACCAGGTCGCGTGGCTGCCCAAGCCGTCCCCCGGCGAGATCTGGGTCCTGGTGTCGAGCCTGGCCGGGTCGTCGCTGCTGCTCGCGCCGGTCGCGTTGGCCGCCGGGTACGGGCTGGCGCGGGCGCGCGGCCTGCGCGGCGTCGCGCTGCCGTGGCTGCTGGTCCCGCCGGTGCTGCTGATGGCGGTCAGCCTCGTCACGCCGCTCTACACATTCCGGTACGTCCTGTTCTGCCTGCCTGCGGCGTCGCTCGCGGCCGGAGCCGGGCTCGCCCGCCTCGCCTCGGGCTGGCGGCTCGCGGCCGGAGTGCTGCTCGTCGCGCTGGCGGTGCCCGGCCACATACAGCTGCGCCAGCAGGACTCGCGCATCGACGACCTGCGCGCGATGGACGCGATCCTGCGGGCGAACGCCCGTCCGGGGGACGGGCTGCTGTTCGCCTGCGGCGCTGACCGCCGGGTCATGGCACCCTACGGCTCCACCTACCGGCGGCTCGTGGACGTCGCGCTGGACGAGTCCCCCGCACACGCGGGCACGATGACGGGCACGTCGTCGGCCGATCCCGAGACCGCCGCCAGGCTCGGCCGGGTGAACCGGGTATGGGTGCTGGGCCTCGGCGACGGCTCCCCCTGCCGGGACGGCAAGGAGGCCCTGCTGCGCGCGGCCGGGGGCTTCGCCGGGCCCGGGGGCGCCGGGCGATGGCACT carries:
- a CDS encoding glycosyltransferase family 39 protein, translated to MGIDRKPRTPEPPADAPEAPESPDTQGTDEVTAAPGGRGPQVLAFATALVAGTAGISMASPWRDEAATVSATRRTLPELWRLLGHTDAVHGAYYLLLHPLVRVFGSGEAVLRLPSVLAVAVAAAGVAWLGQRLDGRRTGVLAGAAFALTPTVGRYAQEARSYALVTALAVLSTCLFVKLTERASARRFAAYGAGLALLGAVSIFGPLIVAAHAVPLWRRHRALARGWTATVLAVAVVLAPLAWVTSRQRDQVAWLPKPSPGEIWVLVSSLAGSSLLLAPVALAAGYGLARARGLRGVALPWLLVPPVLLMAVSLVTPLYTFRYVLFCLPAASLAAGAGLARLASGWRLAAGVLLVALAVPGHIQLRQQDSRIDDLRAMDAILRANARPGDGLLFACGADRRVMAPYGSTYRRLVDVALDESPAHAGTMTGTSSADPETAARLGRVNRVWVLGLGDGSPCRDGKEALLRAAGGFAGPGGAGRWHFRGGTLLLTGRRAPAAPGPTAPATGTG